A genome region from Paramisgurnus dabryanus chromosome 12, PD_genome_1.1, whole genome shotgun sequence includes the following:
- the psmc1b gene encoding proteasome 26S subunit, ATPase 1b, with protein sequence MGQSQSGGHGPGGGKKDDKDKKKKYEPPIPTRVGKKKRKSKGPDAASKLPLVTPHTQCRLKLLKQERIKDYLLMEEEFIRNQEQMKPLEEKQEEERSKVDDLRGTPMSVGTLEEIIDDNHAIVSTSVGSEHYVSILSFVDKDLLEPGCSVLLNHKVHAVIGVLMDDTDPLVTVMKVEKAPQETYADIGGLDNQIQEIKESVELPLTHPEYYEEMGIKPPKGVILYGPPGTGKTLLAKAVANQTSATFLRVVGSELIQKYLGDGPKLVRELFRVAEEHAPSIVFIDEIDAIGTKRYDSNSGGEREIQRTMLELLNQLDGFDSRGDVKVVMATNRIETLDPALIRPGRIDRKIEFPLPDEKTKRRIFQIHTSRMTVAGDVSLDDLILAKEDLSGADIKAICTEAGLMALRERRMKVTNEDFKKSKENVLYKKQEGTPEGLYL encoded by the exons ATG GGCCAGAGTCAAAGTGGAGGACATGGACCTGGAGGTGGAAAGAAAGATGATAAG GACAAGAAAAAGAAATATGAGCCGCCCATTCCAACTAGAGTAGGAAAGAAGAAGAGAAAGTCCAAAGGACCCGATGCTGCCAGCAAACTGCCTTTAG TCACTCCTCACACACAGTGCAGGTTGAAGCTCTTGAAGCAGGAGAGAATTAAAGATTATCTTCTAATGGAAGAGGAGTTCATCAGAAACCAGGAGCAGATGAAACCTCTTGAGGAAAAACAGGAg gaGGAGAGGTCAAAGGTCGATGATCTCAGGGGCACCCCAATGTCTGTGGGTACTCTGGAAGAGATTATTGATGACAATCATGCTATAGTCTCCACATCTGTGGGCTCTGAGCACTATGTCAGCATTCTCTCATTTGTCGACAAAGATCTGCTGGAGCCCGGCTGTTCTGTCTTACTCAACCACAAG GTCCATGCTGTCATAGGGGTGCTGATGGACGACACAGACCCTCTAGTTACAGTGATGAAGGTGGAGAAAGCTCCACAAGAGACATACGCAGACATCGGTGGACTGGACAATCAGATACAAGAAATTAAA GAGTCAGTTGAGCTGCCTCTAACCCATCCAGAATATTATGAGGAAATGGGCATCAAGCCTCCTAAAGGTGTCATTCTCTATGGCCCACCTGGAACAG GTAAAACACTTCTTGCCAAGGCAGTGGCCAATCAGACGTCTGCAACATTTTTGCGTGTTGTTGGATCAGAGCTTATTCAGAAATATCTTGGCGATGGACCAAAACTTGTACGCGAGCTGTTCAGGGTGGCTGAGGAACACGCACCCTCTATTGTCTTCATTGACGAGATTGACGCTATTGGAACGAAAAG ATATGACTCCAATTCTGGAGGTGAGCGTGAAATTCAGAGAACCATGTTGGAACTCCTTAACCAGCTGGATGGTTTTGACTCGCGTGGAGATGTAAAGGTCGTTATGGCTACTAACAGAATAGAAACCCTTGACCCTGCCCTTATTAGACCTG GTCGTATTGATCGTAAGATTGAGTTCCCATTACCGGATGAAAAAACCAAGAGAAGGATCTTCCAGATCCACACCAGCAGAATGACCGTGGCAGGAGACGTAAGCTTGGACGATCTCATCCTGGCTAAAGAGGACCTTTCTGGAGCTGATATTAAG GCCATCTGTACAGAAGCAGGGCTCATGGCCCTCAGGGAACGCAGGATGAAAGTTACCAATGAGGACTTTAAGAAGtctaaagaaaatgttttgtatAAAAAGCAGGAGGGCACCCCTGAgggtctctatctctaa
- the calm1b gene encoding calmodulin-1b has product MADQLTEEQIAEFKEAFSLFDKDGDGTITTKELGTVMRSLGQNPTEAELQDMINEVDADGNGTIDFPEFLTMMARKMKDTDSEEEIREAFRVFDKDGNGYISAAELRHVMTNLGEKLTDEEVDEMIREADIDGDGQVNYEEFVQMMTAK; this is encoded by the exons ATG GCTGACCAGTTAACAGAGGAGCAGATCGCAG AGTTCAAGGAGGCGTTCTCCTTATTTGACAAGGATGGTGACGGGACCATTACAACAAAAGAGTTGGGCACAGTAATGAGGTCGCTGGGTCAAAACCCTACGGAGGCGGAGCTCCAAGACATGATCAATGAGGTTGATGCTGACG GCAATGGTACCATAGACTTCCCAGAATTCCTGACGATGATGGCTAGGAAAATGAAAGACACAGACAGCGAGGAAGAGATTCGTGAGGCCTTTCGGGTATTTGACAAA GACGGTAACGGTTACATCAGTGCAGCAGAGTTGCGTCATGTGATGACAAACCTTGGTGAAAAGCTGACAGATGAAGAGGTTGACGAGATGATCAGAGAAGCCGACATAGATGGTGATGGTCAGGTGAACTATGAAG AATTTGTACAGATGATGACTGCAAAATGA